GCCGTGGCGCGGACGTGCTGGTGAAGTCCCTAACCGAGGATGCAGCGCTGTCCGCGGTGAAGCTCACGCTCGTCGCCGCGGCGATCGCCGTGCCGCTGAATACGATCTTCGGCGTGGCTGCGGCGTGGCTCATCACGAAGTTCCGCTTCAAGGGCCGCTCCTTCCTGCTCTCGCTGATCGACCTGCCCTTCGCGGTCTCGCCGGTCATCGCCGGTCTCGTCTTCGTGCTGCTCTTCGGCGCGCGCGGCTGGTTCGGGCCCTTCCTTCAGGAGCATGACATCCAGATCATCTTCGCGCTGCCGGGCATCGTGCTCGCCACCGTCTTCGTCACCTTCCCCTTCGTCGCGCGGGAGCTCATCCCGCTGATGGAGAGCCAGGGCAGCGACCAGGAGGAGGCCGCGGTCACGCTGGGCGCCACGGGCTGGCAGCTCTTCCGCCGCGTCACCATCCCGAATATCAAGTGGGGCCTGCTCTACGGCGTGCTGCTGTGCAATGCCCGCGCGATGGGTGAATTCGGCGCCGTTTCGGTCGTCTCCGGCCACATCCGCGGCAAGACGAAC
The sequence above is drawn from the Luteolibacter flavescens genome and encodes:
- the cysW gene encoding sulfate ABC transporter permease subunit CysW — its product is MAHRSVTTESAPVRWLLIGLAFVVLSLFLLLPLAAVFIEAFRRGADVLVKSLTEDAALSAVKLTLVAAAIAVPLNTIFGVAAAWLITKFRFKGRSFLLSLIDLPFAVSPVIAGLVFVLLFGARGWFGPFLQEHDIQIIFALPGIVLATVFVTFPFVARELIPLMESQGSDQEEAAVTLGATGWQLFRRVTIPNIKWGLLYGVLLCNARAMGEFGAVSVVSGHIRGKTNTLPLHVEVLYNEYQFSAAFACAALLALLALVTLGLKTAVEHFTGHSAKGRH